In the Campylobacter showae genome, one interval contains:
- a CDS encoding c-type cytochrome, translating to MGKKIAIIFGVLVLALMVFMLTSQPSAPIKDASRPELKPAQQTQQKVVNEELNLQDSEEIKKIKQLQNSVSNQPSEGVSKRYLTSCAPCHGANGKGVMAPSIAGKSKDEILASLKNYKEGKVPNSLMKGLLTNVSDEDLGALADEISKFKE from the coding sequence ATGGGAAAGAAAATAGCGATAATCTTTGGAGTTTTGGTACTTGCGCTCATGGTTTTTATGCTGACTAGCCAGCCCTCAGCACCCATAAAGGACGCCAGCAGGCCCGAGCTAAAACCGGCGCAGCAAACGCAGCAAAAAGTCGTAAACGAAGAGCTAAATTTGCAAGATAGCGAAGAGATAAAAAAGATCAAACAGCTACAAAACAGCGTCTCAAATCAGCCTAGCGAGGGCGTTAGCAAACGATACCTAACCTCCTGCGCGCCTTGCCACGGAGCAAACGGCAAGGGCGTGATGGCGCCTAGCATCGCGGGCAAAAGCAAGGACGAAATCCTAGCTTCGCTAAAAAACTACAAAGAGGGCAAGGTGCCAAATAGCCTGATGAAGGGGCTTCTTACAAATGTTTCAGACGAGGATCTAGGCGCGTTAGCTGATGAAATTTCAAAATTTAAAGAGTAG
- a CDS encoding NapH/MauN family ferredoxin-type protein — protein sequence MDKYATRCTVAKVPFLSTLTVKNAEGKKRLSIRAWRLIVIALVHILFVLSYRADIQILEGDISGSRILGFHLTDAFMSFQVFAATHEFPTNLIIGTATILLFYALVGGRAFCGWICPYTFLGEIGEKIHENLAAKKIIKRRNFDPKWRYVFTALFIAMSFASSQLVFEIFSVTGIVSRFVIYGYFHAIWFALFVLLVEIFYSRRGWCRYVCPIGATYSLLTRTNAVKVSWNKDRCDHCLVCIDTCLVPHVLEITKKNAKLDGDENKKEFRLVGGDCTLCGRCIDVCHHDALKFDNGFKKLI from the coding sequence ATGGACAAGTACGCCACGCGCTGCACGGTCGCCAAAGTCCCGTTTCTAAGCACGCTCACGGTAAAAAACGCCGAGGGCAAAAAGCGCCTTAGCATCCGCGCTTGGCGGCTTATCGTTATCGCGCTCGTGCATATTTTGTTCGTGCTTTCTTACCGCGCGGATATTCAAATTTTAGAAGGCGACATCAGCGGATCAAGGATTTTAGGCTTTCATTTGACCGACGCTTTTATGAGCTTTCAGGTATTTGCCGCGACGCACGAGTTTCCGACAAATTTGATCATCGGCACGGCTACGATTTTACTTTTTTATGCGCTTGTGGGCGGACGAGCCTTTTGCGGCTGGATTTGCCCTTATACTTTTCTGGGTGAGATCGGCGAGAAAATACACGAAAATTTAGCCGCCAAAAAGATAATCAAACGCCGAAATTTCGATCCGAAATGGCGCTACGTCTTTACCGCGCTTTTTATAGCGATGAGCTTTGCTAGCTCGCAGCTCGTGTTTGAGATTTTTAGCGTGACGGGTATCGTGTCTAGGTTTGTTATTTACGGCTATTTTCACGCGATTTGGTTTGCCCTTTTCGTGCTTTTAGTCGAGATTTTCTACTCCCGCAGAGGCTGGTGCCGCTACGTCTGCCCCATCGGCGCGACCTACTCGCTGCTAACCCGCACCAACGCCGTTAAAGTCAGCTGGAACAAAGATCGCTGCGATCACTGTTTAGTCTGCATCGATACCTGCCTCGTGCCGCACGTGCTTGAAATCACGAAGAAAAACGCCAAACTAGACGGCGACGAAAATAAAAAAGAATTTCGTCTCGTGGGCGGCGACTGCACGCTTTGCGGACGCTGTATCGACGTGTGTCACCACGACGCGCTGAAATTCGACAACGGCTTTAAAAAGCTCATCTAA
- a CDS encoding ABC transporter ATP-binding protein codes for MIILKDITKAFGSQKILQNVNLSIEKGQKTVVLGQNGAGKSSLMRIILGEFKPNSGEVRVNGFDPFTARKEALSVISFVPQTPPPLKFNLKELCEFVCKSSNVAQENIEKFCEKMELDLKGNFHKPFYKLSGGMKQKMLIAIAFAKDTEAMMFDEPTANLDPKARRNFMDLLGEFAREKTLVFISHRLDEVQGISNRYVEMDLGQIIKDELISQGGAHA; via the coding sequence TTGATAATCTTAAAAGACATCACCAAGGCTTTTGGCTCGCAAAAGATACTGCAAAACGTAAATTTAAGCATAGAAAAAGGACAAAAAACGGTCGTGCTAGGACAAAACGGCGCGGGCAAAAGCTCGCTGATGCGCATAATCCTGGGCGAATTTAAACCAAACAGCGGCGAGGTGCGAGTAAACGGCTTTGATCCTTTTACCGCGCGCAAAGAAGCCCTTAGCGTGATATCTTTCGTCCCGCAAACGCCGCCGCCGCTTAAATTTAACCTAAAAGAGCTTTGCGAGTTCGTCTGCAAAAGTTCAAACGTTGCCCAGGAAAACATAGAGAAATTTTGCGAGAAAATGGAGCTTGATCTAAAAGGAAATTTTCACAAGCCCTTTTACAAACTCTCAGGCGGTATGAAGCAAAAAATGCTAATCGCAATCGCCTTTGCTAAAGATACCGAAGCTATGATGTTTGACGAGCCGACGGCAAATTTAGACCCCAAAGCCAGGCGAAATTTTATGGACTTGTTAGGCGAGTTCGCGCGCGAAAAGACGCTGGTTTTCATCTCGCACAGGCTTGATGAGGTGCAGGGTATATCAAACCGCTACGTCGAGATGGATCTGGGGCAGATCATAAAAGACGAGCTAATCTCTCAAGGAGGCGCTCATGCGTAA
- a CDS encoding ABC transporter permease, translated as MRNLLLIAKLDVAESLRSRWFLIYMLVFMGLIVTFIFSGVTDSRVLGFSGLTRLLLLFIQICIVIVPIFILISTVRSISADRDTNLLEYMLSFPVSLGEYYFGKALGRIFVIFVPLLLSFVLAVVAGLVKKIEIPWDILSLYTALLFALSFVFLSFGFLISSAIKNQEMGQGVAFLLWLILLAFLDLALIGFLMKTNVREDIIFFIALINPIEVFRIAAISLFDPNLAVIGVASNFVLNNFSAFGFVIYSIFYPLILGAIMLVGGYFIFSSRDLV; from the coding sequence ATGCGTAACCTGTTACTCATCGCCAAACTAGACGTCGCCGAGTCGCTACGCTCGCGCTGGTTCCTCATCTATATGCTAGTTTTTATGGGGCTTATCGTTACTTTTATCTTTAGCGGCGTGACGGACTCGCGGGTGCTGGGTTTTAGCGGACTTACGCGGCTTTTGTTGCTTTTTATCCAAATTTGCATCGTTATCGTGCCTATTTTTATCCTCATCTCGACCGTGCGCAGCATCAGCGCCGACCGCGATACGAATCTGCTCGAATACATGCTTAGCTTCCCCGTTAGCCTGGGCGAATACTATTTCGGCAAAGCTTTGGGGCGCATTTTCGTTATTTTCGTGCCGCTTTTGCTCTCTTTCGTTTTAGCAGTAGTCGCGGGTCTGGTTAAAAAAATCGAAATCCCGTGGGATATCCTAAGCCTCTACACCGCCCTACTTTTCGCGCTTAGCTTCGTGTTTTTGTCATTTGGATTTCTCATCTCCTCGGCTATAAAAAATCAAGAAATGGGTCAAGGCGTCGCGTTTTTACTCTGGCTTATCTTGCTGGCGTTTTTGGATCTCGCGCTGATCGGCTTTTTGATGAAAACTAACGTACGCGAGGATATCATCTTTTTTATCGCGCTCATTAACCCGATCGAGGTCTTTAGGATCGCGGCGATTAGCCTGTTTGATCCGAATTTAGCCGTTATCGGAGTGGCGTCAAATTTCGTGCTAAACAACTTTAGCGCGTTTGGATTTGTTATTTACTCGATTTTTTACCCGCTGATTTTAGGCGCGATTATGCTTGTCGGCGGATATTTTATCTTTAGCAGCAGGGATTTGGTGTAA
- a CDS encoding acyl-[ACP]--phospholipid O-acyltransferase: protein MKGVFSVRGFLPFLIVMFINAVVDLGHKITIQNILFKSIEDENLQIILTSLVNLLILLPYIMLFSVSGFLNDKFSRTRITRYAAASEILLTLFITISYLCGWFYVAFGTTLLLAVQSAVYSPAKYGLIKKIVGGEKLGAANGIVQAFTIVAILLGSFVFSAIFESYAVASTDAGEMIKSVWFIGAILFVCSVAETIFTFKIPFFEATDAGLKFDAKKYFKLGYLKENTRHIFNNKNAFLCTLGLSVFWAVAQLVIAVFPAHYKAMSADNNVMIVQAILAVSTIGLVAGSALAGSYSKNHIEMGIVPFGALGLFASLLMFAQGSSAAFMTLASFLFGFSGGIFIVPLNANIQFFTPEEQMGRTLAGSNFIQNIFMAAFLLLAMAFSIFAVSTPGIFVITSFSVLICALATIKYLPHLFARLLIMPFFRIGYTINVDGVENIPQKGGALLLGNHMSWIDWAVLQMASPRPIRFAMHKSFYEIWYLKWLLNLFDVIPIGAGASKSALEKIRECLDAGDVVALFPEGHISYNGQIDEFQHGYEIAASDTNSVIVPFYLRGLWGSSFSRAQKYYQRISRKVDGKRAIRVSFGAPLAPETKAPQVREKVVELSFFSWAEYLKTLEPMQFSWLKHAKADLFKRSMVDSTGADLNNLKVIATVLVFLSKFKFSFLKERNVGVILPSSVMGSIINLMLFIRGKISVNLNYTLSEQNLIGCADKAGLRSIITSRQFIAKLKARGFELEESLKGRLIYLEDVAQGISKADKICAMLKAVLMPRWLIELIYFRDVRIDDDATILFSSGSEGTPKGIVLTHKNIMANIKQISEIVNTDGNDVILASLPIFHSFGLTAATFFPLSEGIASAHVPDPTDAFAVGKMVAKYHATIMFGTSTFFRLYTKNKKLNPLMFSTIRYAIAGAEKLNAAVKREFKMKFGVEIYEGYGTTETSPVVSVNTANVLEPEFFKELVFSKEGSVGLPTAGTIIRICDPTSLEKLENGQAGLILIGGHQVMKGYYLDEERTKEAIVELDGVRYYNSGDIGFLDEAGFLTITDRLSRFAKIGGEMISLGALEAQISGVLGDEVTFVCTNVADEKKGEQVVMLFSGEISQEELAARIRASAIPSIMQPSKIYKVGAVPVLGTGKVDFKSSKKLAAELVAGEGNLGAAEEA from the coding sequence ATGAAAGGCGTTTTTTCGGTTAGGGGCTTTTTGCCCTTTTTGATCGTTATGTTTATCAACGCAGTCGTAGATCTTGGCCACAAAATCACGATCCAAAACATACTTTTTAAGAGCATCGAGGATGAAAATTTACAGATCATCCTGACCTCGCTCGTAAATTTGCTAATCTTGCTGCCCTACATTATGCTTTTTAGCGTTTCGGGCTTTTTAAACGATAAATTTTCGCGCACCCGCATCACGAGATATGCGGCGGCAAGCGAAATTTTACTCACGCTTTTTATCACTATAAGCTACCTTTGCGGTTGGTTTTACGTGGCGTTTGGCACGACGCTGCTGCTAGCGGTGCAAAGCGCGGTATATAGCCCCGCCAAATACGGCCTTATCAAAAAAATCGTGGGCGGCGAGAAGCTGGGCGCGGCAAACGGTATCGTGCAGGCCTTTACTATCGTGGCGATACTGCTTGGCTCGTTTGTTTTCTCGGCGATTTTCGAGAGCTACGCCGTAGCGAGCACGGACGCCGGAGAGATGATAAAATCAGTCTGGTTTATCGGTGCGATACTTTTTGTTTGCTCGGTAGCCGAGACGATTTTTACGTTTAAGATTCCGTTTTTTGAAGCAACCGACGCAGGGCTTAAATTTGACGCGAAAAAGTACTTTAAACTAGGCTACTTAAAAGAAAACACGAGGCACATCTTTAACAACAAAAACGCCTTTTTATGTACGCTTGGGCTTTCTGTTTTCTGGGCGGTGGCGCAGCTGGTTATCGCCGTTTTCCCCGCTCACTACAAGGCTATGAGCGCGGATAACAACGTCATGATCGTGCAGGCTATTTTAGCCGTTAGCACTATCGGTCTGGTCGCCGGCTCGGCGTTAGCTGGCAGCTACTCGAAAAATCACATCGAGATGGGCATCGTGCCTTTTGGCGCGCTCGGGCTTTTTGCTTCGCTGCTTATGTTCGCTCAGGGCTCTAGCGCGGCGTTTATGACGCTGGCGTCCTTTTTGTTCGGCTTTAGCGGCGGTATTTTCATTGTGCCGCTAAACGCAAATATCCAGTTTTTCACGCCCGAAGAGCAGATGGGCCGCACGCTGGCGGGCAGTAACTTTATCCAAAACATCTTTATGGCGGCGTTTTTACTGCTTGCGATGGCGTTTAGCATATTTGCCGTTAGTACGCCGGGGATCTTCGTCATTACCTCCTTTAGCGTGCTTATCTGCGCGCTGGCGACGATAAAATACCTGCCGCATCTTTTCGCGCGTTTGCTTATCATGCCGTTTTTTAGGATCGGCTATACGATCAACGTCGACGGCGTCGAAAATATCCCGCAAAAAGGCGGCGCGCTGCTGCTTGGCAACCACATGAGCTGGATAGACTGGGCGGTGCTGCAGATGGCCTCTCCGCGTCCGATCAGATTTGCGATGCATAAGAGCTTTTATGAAATTTGGTACCTAAAATGGCTGTTAAATTTATTTGACGTGATCCCGATAGGCGCGGGAGCTAGCAAAAGTGCGCTAGAAAAGATCCGCGAGTGCCTAGACGCGGGCGACGTGGTGGCGCTGTTTCCTGAGGGGCACATCAGCTATAACGGCCAGATAGACGAGTTCCAGCACGGTTACGAGATAGCCGCAAGCGATACGAACTCCGTCATCGTGCCGTTTTATCTGCGCGGTCTTTGGGGTTCGAGCTTCTCGCGCGCTCAAAAATACTACCAAAGAATCAGCCGTAAAGTAGACGGCAAGCGCGCTATCAGGGTGAGCTTCGGCGCGCCTTTGGCACCTGAAACCAAAGCCCCACAGGTGCGCGAAAAAGTAGTCGAGCTATCGTTTTTTAGCTGGGCCGAGTATCTAAAAACTCTAGAGCCTATGCAGTTTAGCTGGCTAAAACACGCTAAAGCGGATCTGTTTAAACGCTCGATGGTAGATAGCACGGGCGCTGATCTAAACAATCTCAAGGTTATCGCTACGGTGCTAGTATTTTTGTCTAAATTTAAATTCTCGTTTTTAAAAGAGCGAAACGTCGGCGTGATACTGCCGTCCTCGGTGATGGGTAGCATTATAAATTTGATGTTATTTATTAGAGGCAAGATAAGCGTAAATCTAAACTACACGCTCAGCGAGCAAAATTTGATCGGCTGCGCGGACAAGGCGGGGCTAAGAAGTATAATCACGTCGCGCCAGTTTATCGCCAAACTAAAGGCTCGCGGCTTTGAGCTAGAAGAATCTCTAAAAGGCAGACTAATCTATCTCGAAGACGTCGCGCAGGGCATAAGCAAGGCTGATAAAATTTGCGCGATGCTAAAGGCGGTTTTGATGCCGCGCTGGCTGATTGAGCTTATATATTTTCGCGACGTTCGCATAGACGACGATGCGACGATACTCTTTAGCAGCGGCAGCGAAGGCACGCCAAAGGGCATCGTGCTAACGCATAAAAACATAATGGCTAACATCAAGCAAATTTCAGAGATCGTAAACACGGACGGCAACGACGTGATCTTAGCATCGCTACCGATATTTCATTCGTTCGGGCTTACCGCGGCGACATTTTTCCCGCTTAGCGAGGGTATCGCCTCGGCTCACGTGCCCGATCCTACAGACGCCTTTGCCGTGGGCAAGATGGTTGCCAAATACCACGCGACGATAATGTTTGGCACTTCGACGTTTTTTAGGCTCTATACCAAAAACAAAAAGCTAAATCCGCTGATGTTTTCTACGATCCGCTACGCCATCGCGGGTGCGGAGAAGCTAAACGCAGCCGTTAAGCGCGAGTTTAAGATGAAATTCGGCGTCGAAATTTACGAAGGCTACGGTACGACCGAGACTTCGCCCGTCGTTAGCGTAAATACCGCAAACGTACTAGAGCCCGAGTTTTTTAAAGAGCTCGTTTTTTCAAAAGAGGGCAGCGTGGGTCTACCGACAGCCGGCACGATAATACGAATCTGTGATCCAACAAGCCTAGAAAAGCTAGAAAATGGGCAAGCAGGCCTAATCCTAATCGGCGGCCATCAGGTGATGAAGGGCTACTATCTAGATGAGGAGCGCACGAAAGAAGCGATCGTCGAGCTAGACGGCGTGCGCTACTATAACAGCGGCGACATCGGCTTTTTAGACGAGGCGGGCTTTTTAACCATCACGGATAGGCTATCTCGCTTTGCTAAAATCGGCGGCGAGATGATAAGCCTGGGCGCGCTCGAGGCTCAAATCTCAGGCGTGCTGGGCGATGAGGTTACCTTTGTCTGCACCAATGTCGCCGACGAGAAAAAGGGCGAGCAAGTCGTCATGCTCTTTAGCGGCGAGATAAGCCAGGAGGAGCTAGCCGCGCGTATCAGAGCTTCTGCGATACCTTCTATCATGCAGCCTTCAAAGATTTATAAAGTAGGTGCCGTACCGGTGCTGGGAACGGGTAAGGTGGACTTTAAATCAAGTAAAAAGCTAGCGGCCGAGCTTGTTGCTGGTGAGGGGAATTTAGGCGCGGCGGAGGAAGCGTGA
- a CDS encoding MerR family transcriptional regulator: MSYKMSELCELSQTPKSTILFYVKEGLLPEPVKVKDNVHQYGEDTLLMLNFIKYVQSNFHLSLKEVKALTQQKGFSFKRCYEVLFDSLDTFMGSNFAQTLSAEQACERLGITETELDKFIEDGFIFMRGGKLTQKEVEILQIVLETQKSEHGREILQTYINLAKQTAKIEAECAREIYAKAKDKNAALKLVFDNILILKPYILNFHTFDAYKKENK; the protein is encoded by the coding sequence ATGAGCTACAAGATGAGCGAGCTTTGCGAACTCTCGCAAACGCCCAAATCAACGATACTCTTTTACGTCAAAGAAGGACTTCTGCCCGAGCCCGTGAAGGTAAAAGACAACGTACATCAGTATGGCGAGGATACGCTTTTGATGCTAAATTTCATCAAATACGTCCAGAGCAATTTCCACCTCAGCCTAAAAGAGGTAAAGGCGCTCACGCAGCAAAAGGGCTTTAGCTTTAAGCGCTGCTACGAGGTGCTTTTTGATTCGCTCGACACCTTTATGGGGTCAAATTTCGCCCAGACGCTAAGCGCCGAGCAAGCGTGCGAGAGGCTGGGTATCACGGAGACTGAGCTAGATAAATTTATCGAAGATGGATTTATCTTTATGCGAGGCGGCAAGCTAACGCAAAAAGAGGTCGAGATCCTGCAAATCGTGCTAGAAACGCAAAAAAGTGAGCACGGGCGGGAAATTTTACAGACCTATATAAATTTAGCCAAACAAACGGCCAAAATCGAAGCCGAGTGCGCGCGCGAAATTTACGCGAAAGCAAAGGATAAAAACGCGGCTCTAAAGCTCGTTTTCGACAATATCTTGATCCTAAAACCTTACATCTTAAATTTCCACACATTCGATGCCTACAAAAAGGAGAACAAATGA